The proteins below are encoded in one region of Hordeum vulgare subsp. vulgare chromosome 3H, MorexV3_pseudomolecules_assembly, whole genome shotgun sequence:
- the LOC123441570 gene encoding tubulin delta chain-like — protein MAGAPRKKMVGRYEVGWTIGHGSFAKVKFTVDADTGVPVDMKVLDKATILNHRMLQQNCHWRVNEGAELIDSILDVVCKEAENRDCLQGFQVCQLLGGGTGSNMGVLLISNIREEYLDCMMLTLSVFPYCRPQPQIRQDSLLFVIFCFTSIIICVARD, from the exons ATGGCGGGCgcaccgaggaagaagatggtggGGCGGTACGAGGTGGGGTGGACCATCGGGCACGGGTCTTTCGCCAAGGTGAAGTTCACCGTCGACGCCGACACGGGCGTCCCCGTCGACATGAAGGTGCTCGACAAGGCCACCATCCTCAACCACCGCATGCTGCAACAG AATTGTCATTGGCG AGTGAATGAGGGTGCCGAGCTCATTGACTCCATCCTCGACGTCGTCTGCAAGGAGGCCGAGAACCGCGACTGCCTCCAAG GTTTCCAGGTGTGCCAATTGCTGGGCGGCGGCACGGGGTCCAACATGGGCGTGCTGCTCATCTCCAACATCCGGGAGGAGTACCTGGACTGCATGATGCTCACCTTGTCTGTCTTCCCCTACTGCCGCCCGCAGCCTCAGATCAGACAAGATAGtttgttgtttgttattttttgttttaCAAGTATAATCATCTGCGTAGCTCGCGACTGA